The Vibrio sp. NTOU-M3 genomic sequence AGCGAAGCCGAAGCACTAAAAGAAATCTTTAAACAGATCCGCAAAGAGCAAAAATCGGTCGATTGCAGCCGTGCCATTATCGTGGCGCACAACGCCACCTTCGATCATAGTTTTGTTACCGCTGCGACTGAGCGCTGCAAATTAAAACGAGTCCCTTTCCATCCCTTCGCTACGTTTGATACCGCAACGCTTGCTGGTCTAGCCTATGGCCAAACCGTATTAGCCAAAGCTTGTAAAACTGCCGGGATGGATTTTGACAACAAAGAAGCCCACTCTGCACTCTATGACACACAAAAAACAGCAGAGCTATTCTGCGGCATCGTTAACAAATGGAAAGCTCTCGGTGGCTGGCCATTGATTGATGCTGAAGAAAAATAACAAACACAACAATACGAGTTAAATATGAATCCTGTAGTTATTTCAGTATGTATCATGCTGATCCTCGCCTTGATGCGGGTGAATGTCGTTGTCGCTCTGACATTCAGTGCCATCGTTGGAGGCGTGGTTTCCGGTATGGATATCAAAGAAGCGGTTTCGGCATTTGAAAGTGGTTTAGGTGGTGGTGCGACCATTGCGCTAAGCTACGCTATGCTTGGTACTTTTGCGGTGGCGATTTCAAAATCTGGCATTACCGACATCTTAGCCCGCAGCGTGATCAAGCGTTTAAACGGTAAAGAAGATGGTGCTGCCACAACCGGACTAAAATATGGCGTTTTGGTGGCTCTAATTGCCGTTACTATGTCATCACAAAACGTTATTCCGGTTCATATCGCCTTCATCCCCATCTTAATTCCACCTTTACTGAGCGTTTTTGCCCGACTAAAACTTGATCGCCGTATGGTCGCCTGTGTTCTGACTTTTGGCTTGATCACCCCTTACATGATTCTACCAATTGGTTTTGGTGGGATCTTCCTTAACAATATCTTGCTAAAAAACCTGCACGACAACGGTTTAGACAATGTGGTGGCGAGCCAAGTACCAACAGCCATGTTGCTGCCTGCCGCTGGAATGATTTTTGGCCTCTTGACCGCTATCTTCTTCAGCTATAGAAAACCACGTGAGTACCCTGAAACCGAACTCACTCATGTGGAAGAGTCACCTCAGACCGTGTGTAAAAAGAACATTATGGTTGCCGTTGCCGGTATTATCGCAGCACTCGCTGTACAGCTCTTTACCGGCTCAATGATCATCGGTGCATTGGCTGGCTTTATGGTATTTACCTTTGGTGGCGTGATCGCGTGGAAAGAAACCCATGATGTATTTACTAAAGGCGTTCACATGATGGCAATGATTGGCTTTATCATGATCTCTGCAGCTGGTTTCGCTGCTGTCATGAAAGCCACTGGAGGCGTTGAAACCTTAGTGCAATCACTATCCACCAGCATTGGCGATAACAAACCGCTGGCTGCTCTATTAATGCTGGTTGTTGGTCTTTTAGTCACCATGGGCATTGGTTCATCATTCTCAACCATCCCAATTATCGCGACAATTTATGTTCCTCTGGCTGCTGCATTTGGTTTTTCACCCATGGCAACCATCGCTTTGGTGGGTACCGCAGCGGCATTGGGTGATGCAGGTTCACCGGCATCTGACTCTACATTAGGCCCAACATCTGGCCTAAATGCCGATGGTCAACATGAACACATATGGGAAACGGTGGTTCCAACCTTTGTTCACTACAACATTCCTTTAATTGTCTTCGGCTGGATTGCAGCGATGGTGCTCTAAAGCCAAAAGAAACAAAAGATAGCTATAAAAAACGAGCCCCTGAACTGGGGGCTCGTTTTGTTTGATTAGTGCGGTGAGATATTTGATAGGCTTTGGATATGTACCGTGATCTCTTCACGGTCATGGTAAAGATGCTTTGCTTGCAGCTTAAACTTCACCCCGTTTTCTTTTAGGAAGATCTTAAGGTTTTCAATATCTTCCAGAACTTCATCATAACGGCCTTTCATCGGCAATTTCAGGTTGAAGATGGTTTCTTTTGCCCAACCACGGATGATCCACTCACCCATTAACTGAGCAACACGAGACGGCTTCTCTATCATATCGCAGACCAGCCATGTAACGTTCTTACGTGCTGGCTCAAACTTAAACCCATCTTCTTGGTGGTGTTTAACTTGCCCTGTCTCCATCAGGCTATCTGCCATCATGCCATTGTCCACAGAGTGGACAAACATTGAACGCTTCACCAATTGGTAAGTCCAGCCCCCCGGGCAAGCACCTAAATCCACGCCCCACATACCAGACGCTAAACGTTCATCCCACTCTTCACGCGGAATAAATACATGAAACGCTTCTTCTAACTTTAATGTCGAGCGGCTTGGCGCATCGGTTGGGAACTTAAGACGGGGGATCCCCATAAAGAACTGAGAGTTGTTACCCGATACCGAGTAGCCAATAAAGCAGTGACCAGGAGCTACAAAACAGATATGCAGAACCGGCTTTTTTGGATTCTCTTTATTGAGTAAAATCCCCTTGCCACGCAGCGCCTGACGCATAGGCACGGTAAACTTGCGACAAAACTTCAATAACTCTTTTGCTTCATTCGTGTCCGGGGTTTCAATCCGGATGTCACCACAGCGAGGGAAAGCTTCAATGTCACTCAATTCCTGCAGAATTGGGGAAATACGGTCTTCACGTGGCAACTCTTCGAACTCAACGGCTACTGCAAACATTTGACGTGCAAAAATCAATGATTGGAAGTCCAGTTTTTTGACCAGTTTTTCTGCATCACCCGCTTGGTAACATTCAAACAGCACATAACCAGAATTCTTTTTAAGGCGTGGGAAACCATAAACTTCCAGTTCGGTGGCGCGATCTTGGATCTCTCCCGCACACTCTTTTTCAAAGCCCGAACGGCAATAAAGCATTACTTGTTTCACTTGCTAACCTCTTTTATCTGCAGTGCTGCGAATACGAACATCCCCCACCCTAACATAAACGTTAGTCCACCAAATGGTGTGATTGGCCCAAACCACTTTATTCCAGTCAGAGTCAATGCGTAGAGGCTGCCACTAAAACAAAAGATGCCGATGATAAAGCAAATTGATGCGATGAAAAAATATTTTTGCGCTTTTACGGAAATTGGAAGGCTAAGCAACACCCCACACAATAAAATCGCCAATGCGTGAATCAATTGATACTGCACTCCAGTTTGAAAGACATCCAATAGATATGCAGAAACCTGTTGCTTTAAACCATGGGCTGCAAATGCACCCAGCGCAACAGCAACTCCCATCAAAATTCCGCCAAAAGCCAGTAAGTACTTATGCTTCATGATAAGCCTCTTTAATAAATTGACTCAGTTGTGCGATTGTTTGTTCGATATTTTCAGCCTCGGTATAACCTGAACGTTTCCGAGGTTTAAAACTATGGTCCCCATCTGGCAGAAAATGAACCTGAACCTTTGGGGAAAGCTCAAAATCGACAAACTCTTCTTTTTTACCAAAGGTGTCACGCTCACCCTGCAAGATCAAACAAGGTTTTTCCAACGTTGCAAGGTGTTCGGCTTTGTACTTCTCCGGTTTTCCCGGTGGGTGAAATGGGAACCCTAAACAGGCGACCGCAGCGACATTCTCCTCCTGTGCTAATAAGCTTGCCATTCTTCCACCCATCGATTTTCCACCAATAACCACTGGTTTGGTCGCATATTTCGCGATGACGTCCTGAAAAGCCTCGAGCAGTTTTGGGGCGCGATCCGGTGGACGCTTCTTGCCGTCCTCAGCTCGTTTAACCATATAAGGAAAATTAAACCGAATAACTTGAATGCCAGTATTAACTAACCCCGTTGCCACTTGCTCCATAAACGCATGCTCCATGCCGGCGCCAGCCCCATGAGCAAAAATAAATAGTGGATGCTCACTATCACCTTGAACAATCACATTACTCATCTAATAGATCCTCTTGCTCACTTTGAGCCTTCGCTAACATCCAATCTCGGAACGTTGCAATCCGTCCCATGTCTGCCTGCTTTTCATGACACACAACGTAAAAGGCATTTTTTGAAACAAGCAGCTCATCAAACGGAGCGATGAGACGCCCGGCTTCTAGCTCTGGCTGCGCCAGCACGTTATTCCCGAGCGCAACCCCTTGTCCATGAGCTGCCGCTTGAAGCACCATGGTTGAGTGACTGAAGATAGGACCATGGTTAACGTTAACGCCATCAAGACCATGCTGCTTAGAAAATTGTTTCCAATCCTTTCTAGATGTGTCATGAAGTAACGTATGCTGTTTCAAATCGGTTAGTGATTCTAATGGTTTAGGCCCAAGCAATAGTGACGGTGAGCACAGTGGAATTAAATATTCTTGATAGAGTTTATCCGCACGTAAACCCGGCCAATTTCCACGACCGTAATAGATCGCGACATCGACATCATCAGTCAGTGAACCTTCATCCATATCCACCGCTTTGATACGAACATCAATATCCGGCTCTTGTTGGTTGAAGTCAGATAACCTAGGAACCAACCACTGAATGGCAAAGCTCGGTGGCAGACTAATGGTTAAAGCCCCTTTCTCACTGCGTTCCAGCACTTTATCCGTCGCTTCAGAAAGCGAGGTAAAGATGTCTTTTATATCAAGAAAGTAACTTTGCCCCTCTTCTGTGAGCAATAAAGAACGGTTGCGACGACGAAAAAGTTTCAGCCCTAAAAACTCCTCTAGAGCTTTAATTTGGTGGCTGACAGCGGCTTGAGTAACAAAGAGTTCTTCAGCGGCGCGGGTAAAACTTAAGTGACGTGCAGCCGCTTCAAAAACTTTTAACGAGTTTAGGGGAGGCAATCTTCTGGACATGCTAGCTCTCAACGTTAAAGATTAGTTTTTTTAATCTGAAACATTATAAATTGTCCGTTGCCTCTCGACCAGAGAAATTCTATATTTCATCCCGCAACGCAAGCCTGAACGGCTTGATTCTTATTTAGAATCAATTGGCTTTGTTGTTGCGATGTTGTGTTTGCAAACTCGAATTTCGAGTTAGGTAGGTTTCTACCACCGTTCTGTTTCACACCGAAATAGAACATATACTTCCTGTATTTATTTTGACCTGTCTGTCAAATTTTTAGCACCGCCTCTTTGGCGGTGTTTTTTTATGCCGATTCAGTGCTACCCCACCTTTCAGATACAAAAAAACGCAAACCGCTTTCACGATTTGCGCTTCTATCACTCTCATAAGCAAAGATAATTAAGGGCGATATACCTTAACGTTATTAAAACCTTGCTCTTGCAAATACAATGCTTGTAGGCGGCTCATCACACCTCGGTCACAGTACAACAAGTACGTTTTAGACTGGTCTAAATCACCAAACTGGGTACCGAGCTTGTAAAATGGAAGGTGCTTCACTTCCACGCCATCAATTTCTAATGGATTGTCGTCTTCTTCTTCAGGGCTGCGAATATCTAAAACAATTGCATGCTCTTCAACCGCTTTCACTTGCTCGACTTCTGGCGCCGCTTGCTCAGACTCTTTCGCAATGTCACGAATGTCCATTTGGCGAGCATCACGAACAACTTGTTCTAGAATACCGAAGTCAAACTTCTCTTCTTCCGCTTCGAGTTTCGCTTTAACTGCTTTCACTGTTGGCTTCTTCGAAATCACACCGCAATACTCAGGCATTGTTTTCGCGAAGTCTTCAGTACCAATTTGGCGAGCTAAGTTAATAATGTCTTCTTTGTCCCAGTTGATAAGAGGACGAAGGATAAGTGAGTCAGTCACACCATCAATATGACGTAAGTTGGTCAACGTTTGGCTAGAAACCTGACCTAACGCTTCACCCGTCACCAAAGCCTGAATACCAAACTTCTCAGCAATCATACCTGCGGCGCGCATGAACATGCGTTTTAAGACCACGCCCATCTGACCGTCATCGACTTTCTCTAAGATCTCTGCCACAACAGGTTCAAAGTCAACCGAGATAAAGCGAACTTTCGCTGAAGAACCATACTTGTTCCATAGGTAGTGAGAGACTTGCTTTACACCAATCTCATGCGCTGGACCACCAAGGTTAAAGAAGCAGTAATGAACCTTTGAGCCACGTTTGATGTGTAAGTAGCTTGATACGCCAGAGTCAAAACCACCGGAGATCAAGCTTAATACGTCTTCTTGGGTACCAAGAGGGAAACCACCTAATCCTTTATGGCGAGCAATGATTTGGTTTAACTTCTCACCCGCCACTTCAATCTTCACGGTGACATCTGGGTTTTGCAGTTTAACTTTGGCACTTTCTACCGCTTGGTTAAGGCCACCACCAACATAACGCTCGAGTTCAATGGAGGTGAAATCATGTTTACCACGACGTTTTGCACGCACCACAAACGTTTTGTTTTCAATGTTTGGACGATTCAGTTCCAGTACTTGCTCGTAGATGTCGTGCAAATCTTTGAATTCAGATTGCTGAACTTCCAGTACATGATGAATACCCGGAGTATGAGTAAGTACTTGAAGTACTTCATTGAAATACTGATCACTTTCAGAAGTGACTTCAATGTGGTCTCGACGGTTAAATACCGCTACCGACTCAGTGCGGCTCTGAATGATGTTGCGAATGTTGCATTCTAGGATCTTCGTGAAGCGCTTACGCACAGATTCACTTTTAACAAAAATTTCTGGATGGGGCTTTACGATAAATTTCATACTTCACTTCACTAGTTAGCAGCTTTCGCGGTTTAGTTCGCAATCTACGGTAGTGATGACAAGATCATCACTCTCTAAGGGCGCAAGATTATACATGATGAAATGACCATAAAAAAGACGAGCTTTTCAGCTCGCCTCTTGTTTGGCTTATTGCGGTGTGGATGGCACTTCATCACTATATAAAGGCTCACCCTGCATAATACTGATTTCCACTCGCCGGTTTCTTGAGCGTTGAGCTTCCGTATCATTTGGCCCTAGAGGAGCCGTATCTGCCATACCGCGAACTCGCAGACGTTGATGAGAAAAGCCACGTACTTTTTCCATCTCTTGAGCAACCGATACTGCACGCTGTGCAGATAAATCCCAGTTGGAACGATACAACTCTGAATCGACTCGTTGGTTATCAGTGTGGCCAGAGATCCGCACAATGCCCGGAACGTCTTTGACTAGTTCTGCAATTTGACGAACCAGAGGACGGAATTTCGGTTGCAAGAATGCCGAACCTTCTGGGAACGCTCCCTTTTCTCGAATCCGAATCACAATTTGTTGGCCAAGGTTTTCGACTTCAATCGCCCCTTGTTCGATTTCACGTTCCAGCGCTTTCTTGATGGCTTCCATGACGGTTTCCATCTCTTCAGACATCGCCTCAGATTGTTGCTGAGTCTGATCCGATTCGGAATTCTGATTGTTCTTGGTCGATGTTTCAGGCGATTGGCCTCCCGTCATCTTACCTTGATCGCGCTGAGTTCCGCCTGCTCTATCCGATTCCCCTTCATGGAATTCAAGCGTCTGCTGCGTAATGTCTATGGTTTGCTGCATGATGACATCAATAGGCGTTGGCTCTGGCCGACCAGGCCTAAATTCTTGCGCAATAATGCTGGTCCCTTTAGGGATATCTTTCACTTCTAAACGGTTTTGAACACCAAAGGCAAACTTCATTGAACCTGCAATCTGTTTGAACTTCAGCACGTCCATTTCTGAAAACGAAAGCAGAAGTACGAAGAAGCACATCAGCAGTGACATCAGGTCCGCAAATGTTCCCATCCATAATGGAAGGCCGGGTGGCGGACATTTGCATTCGTTATCATCATCCATTGTGCTTCCTTACTCGTTATCTACATCAAGCGCACGTTTACCTTCATTGAGGTAATTCTTCAGATAACTATCAATAACACGAGGGTTTTGACCATCTTGAATCGCGAGCACCCCATCCATGATCAAACGACGGTTAAGTTTTTCTTGCTCACGACGAAGTGAAAGTTTGTCGGCGATTGGGAAGAAAACCATGTTGGAAAGAATCGCACCATAGAGCGTGGTAAGAAGTGCAACTGCCATCGCAGGACCAATGGCTTTTGGGTCATCCATGTTTGATAACATCGCAACCAGACCCACCAATGTACCTATCATCCCCATGGCTGGCGCTACGTCACCAAACGCTCGAAATACACCAGCACCTTGCTCGTGACGCTCATCAGTTAACGCGATATCTTTTTGCAATGCCGCACGGACGACATCGGCATCATGACCATCCACTAATAAGTCGATGCCTTTTTGCATAAAGCTGTTGGTGATTTCCATCTCTTCTAGAGCTAAGAAACCGCCTTTACGTGCCGCATCAGCCATTTCAACCACTTTCGCGATCAAATCCTCTGGTTCATCGGCTTTAAACATGAATGCTTTACCAGCGATTTTCGTGGCACCAAAGAATTGCCCCATGGTAAATTTCATTAACACAACGAAAGTTGAGCCGCCCACAACGATCAAAATCGACGTCACGTCGATGAACATCATGATGCTTCCGCCTAAAATCATTGCCATGATCACGAAAGCAAAGCCGCCAATGAGTCCTATCAGCGTTGCTAAATCCACAAAGCACTCCTCATGCTATCTTTAAAGCTTCTACCAAATTATATCGGCAACATGCTCAGATCTTTAATGTTTTATTGGTATCACACTCACACAAATTAGGCTTAGCCTGCTTATTTGTCATACTAGACTATAAATACGCCGCTGTTGATGACCTTTTTCCTTTTGTGGACATGCATGTGTAAAATCTATTTTTCTGACAATTTTACTCGGTTAAATTTGACCATCATTACCTGCTAAGGTAACTTTCGTGCATCTTTCGAAACGTAGATAAGTTATGGCGAGCAAAAAACCTGAAAATATGACTTTTGAAGCCACAATTGACGAGTTGGACACACTGGTTGATCAGCTTGAAAATGGTGACCTGTCTTTAGACGACGCTTTGAAAAAATTCGAACGTGGTATTGCTCTAGCCCGAGCTGGTCAAACCAAACTGAGTGATGCCGAGCAGCGTGTCAGTATCTTGTTGCAAGATAACGATGATGCTCCATTGAGTGAATTTGATTCTCAGTCTGAATAACCGTACCAAAGAAGATCGCTTTATGCTTGAGGCTCTACCCTCTTACCAACAAAGAAATAATCAGCAGCTAGAAAACTGGCTGACTCAACTTCCACATCAGAACCAAGCCTTAATTGAGGCAATGCGTTATGGCCTTTTATTGGGAGGCAAACGCGCACGTCCTTTCTTAGTCTATATTACTGGCGAAATGCTCGGTATTGAGCTTGCAGATCTCGATACACCAGCATCTGCTGTCGAATGCATTCATGCCTATTCGCTGATCCATGATGACTTACCTGCAATGGACGATGATGCGCTGCGCAGAGGTCAGCCGACATGCCACATAAAATTTGATGAAGCAACGGCGATTCTGACAGGCGACGCGCTGCAAACACTGGCATTTACCATTTTGGCCGAAGGCCAACTTGCGCCACAAGCTGAAACCAACCGAATTCGTATGGTGCAGGTCTTAGCGGAGGCATCTGGCGCACAAGGTATGTGTATGGGTCAAGCATTGGATTTAGCGGCAGAAAATAAAGCGATATCGATAGCTGAGTTAGAAGAGATCCACAGAAACAAAACAGGTGCATTAATTAAATGTGCCATTCGCCTTGGCGCATTGGCCGCTGGCGAAAAAGGCAAAGCCATATTGCCGCAACTGGATCAATTTGCGGATGCAATTGGTCTGGCGTTTCAGGTTCAAGACGACATTTTAGATATCATTAGTGACACCGAGACCTTAGGCAAGCCTCAAGGTTCCGATCAAGAATTGAATAAAAGCACCTACCCAGCTTTACTTGGCTTGGAAGGCGCAGTAAACAAAGCTCATACTCTGTTGCAAGAGGCACTTCAAGCGTTAGAAGCAATCCCATACAATACAGAGTTACTCGAAGAGTTCGCCCGATACGTCATCGAGCGCAAGAACTAAACTAAAAGCGCGCAACTATATGACTCTTAATATTTCAAAGTATCCAACACTGGCACTGGCAAATACACCTGATGAGCTACGCAGCTTACCCAAAGAGACGCTGCCGGAGCTGTGTGAGGAACTACGCACATACTTATTAAATTCAGTTAGCCAGTCTAGTGGTCACCTAGCATCTGGCTTGGGCACGGTTGAGCTGACGGTAGCACTTCACTATGTCTACAACACCCCTTTTGATCAGTTAATTTGGGATGTGGGCCACCAAGCATACCCACATAAGATCTTAACTGGCCGTCGCGAACAAATGCCAACCATTCGCCAAAAAAATGGGCTGCACCCTTTCCCGTGGAGAGAAGAAAGTGAATACGACACCTTATCTGTCGGTCACTCATCCACTTCAATTAGTGCGGCTTTAGGAATGGCAATCAGTGCAGACAAAGAAGGCCAAAATCGTAAAGTAGTCAGTGTTATTGGCGATGGTGCCATCACTGCTGGTATGGCTTTTGAAGCAATGAACCACGCAGGGGATATTCATCCTGACATGCTAGTGGTTCTAAATGACAACGAAATGTCGATTTCAGAAAATGTTGGCGCGCTCAATAACCACTTAGCACAAGTATTGTCAGGCAGTTTGTACACCTCCATTCGTGAAGGTGGGAAAAAGGTCCTTTCTGGTATCCCTCCAATTAAAGAGCTGGTGCGTCGTACTGAAGAGCATTTAAAAGGTATGGTAGTTCCAGGCACTCTTTTCGAAGAGCTTGGTTTTAACTACATTGGCCCAGTGGATGGTCACGATGTCATTGAACTGGTCAAAACACTCCGCAATATGCGTGAGTTAAAAGGCCCGCAGTTCTTACACATTATGACCAAAAAAGGTAAAGGCTACGCACCTGCCGAGAAAGACCCTATTGGTTATCACGGTGTACCTAAATTTGACCCTAGCCATAACTCACTGCCTAAGAGTAACGGTGGCAAGCCATCTTTCTCGAAGATTTTTGGTGATTTCCTCTGTGATATGGCGGCCCAAGACCCCAAGCTTATGGCCATAACGCCTGCAATGCGTGAAGGCTCTGGCATGGTTCGATTCTCGAAAGAATACCCGAATCAATACTTCGACGTGGCGATTGCAGAGCAACACGCTGTAACATTAGCAACAGGTATGGCTATTGCGGGTGATAGCCCAATCGTAGCCATCTATTCAACCTTCCTACAGCGTGGCTACGATCAGTTGATTCATGACGTTGCTATCATGGACTTGCCTGTAATGTTTGCGATTGATCGAGCAGGTTTAGTCGGCGCCGATGGCCAAACCCACCAAGGGGCTTTCGACCTTAGTTTTATGCGCTGTATTCCTAATATGGTGATCATGGCACCAAGTGACGAAAATGAGTGTCGTCAGATGCTCTATACAGGTCATAAGCATACCGGGCCTTCTGCTGTTCGTTACCCTCGCGGTACAGGCCGGGGCACTGAGATCGAAAAAGAATTTACTGCACTTGAAATCGGTAAAGGTCGCCTCGTTCGTCAAGGAGAGAAAGTCGCAATTCTAAGTTTCGGCACGTTCTTAGACAACGCACTTAAAGCGGCAGAAGCGTTGAATGCAACAGTTGCAGATATGCGTTTTGTCAAACCACTTGATGAAGCATTAATTAAGCAGTTGGCCAATGAGCATGATGTTCTCATCACTCTTGAAGAAAATGCCATCGCTGGCGGCGCTGGTGCTGGCGTGATTGAGTTCATGATGAAAGAAAAGCTATTGAAACCAGTTTTGAACCTTGGTTTACCTGATGAATTCATCGCCCAAGGTACTCAAGAGGAACTTCATGAAGAACTAGGATTGGATGCTAAGGGAATTGAACAATCAATTCGCAGCTACCTTGAAAAATGATCATTTATCATTGTAAAAAAGCCCTCTGATGAGGGCTTTTTTATTGCGGTAAAATCCAGTTAAACTCAGAACACAGTTTTTTCCAAGTATCATCAAATCCCGCTTTAATCACCACTGTTTGCTGACTAAACGGATGGGTAAACACCAACTTCGATGCATGCAACAACAAGCGATGAGAGTCATAAACCTCTCGAAATAGCTTATTGTGTTTTCCATCACCATGCGTCGTGTCACCAACGATTGGATGACGTAAGTGCGCCATATGACGTCTCAGCTGATGCTTTCGTCCTGTTAGAGGCTTTAACTCCATCAAACAATATCGTGTGGTTGGAAACTTTCCTGTCGAATAGGGGATTTCTACCTGAGCAAGAGGACAATAATCAGTAATCGCGTCTTGGGCCTCTTTCTCCTGACTTGCATGTTTATCCGCTATCTTATCTAACTCAACTTTTAGCGGGTAATCTAAGCGTCCTTCTTCAACAATCCATCCGCGTACAATCGCATGATAGGTCTTTTCCATTTCATGATTCGCAAACATCGGCATCACTTGTGATGCGACTTCACTCGAAAGCGCAAACATCAACACTCCGGAAGTTGGTCTATCTAAACGGTGTAGTGGAAAAACATGTTGACCAATCTGATCACGCAGTGTCTGCATCACAAATTGGGTTTCATGCTTATCTAACCAACTTCGGTGAACTAACATTCCAGCAGGCTTATTGACGGCGACAAAATATTCATCTTGATAGACAATTTCTAACATCAAGCACATGCCTCTTCAATTTGTCGAATAATCACAATCAATGACTCTAGGTGTGTTTCATCTTTCCAGCTTTCTTCAAAATAAGGCGACATTCTAAAACCAGCAGGGAGTTTTTCTCGGTGAAGCAATATCGACTCCATCTTGGGAATAAATACCCACTGCAGCCACTCATGAGGTGCTAATACATCAATAGCAAAAGGTTCGGTGCTTTCAAGCGCATCGTTGGCAGGGGAAGTCTCCTGCCAAAGCTCTAACCGCATCATAGTGACTTGCAGTTGCTTGAGTAACATTAATATTTGTTCTTCTTTCTTCATTATCTTCTTCAAGACCTTGAAAATCAGCAATAGAGTACCATTTATAAGGGAAAGAAAGTTAGGACAATTCTTCCATGGAAACGATTCATACTCTTACTCAGCTATTGATCAATAGTCACTGCCAGTACCAGATTTTCGATCTAGGACGACGCATCAGTCCTA encodes the following:
- the rnt gene encoding ribonuclease T — encoded protein: MTVENEALTLKKRFRGYFPVVIDVETAGFNAKTDALLEICAITLKMDENGDLHPATTMHFHVEPFEGANLEKEALEFNGIRDPFSPLRGAVSEAEALKEIFKQIRKEQKSVDCSRAIIVAHNATFDHSFVTAATERCKLKRVPFHPFATFDTATLAGLAYGQTVLAKACKTAGMDFDNKEAHSALYDTQKTAELFCGIVNKWKALGGWPLIDAEEK
- a CDS encoding Na+/H+ antiporter family protein — encoded protein: MNPVVISVCIMLILALMRVNVVVALTFSAIVGGVVSGMDIKEAVSAFESGLGGGATIALSYAMLGTFAVAISKSGITDILARSVIKRLNGKEDGAATTGLKYGVLVALIAVTMSSQNVIPVHIAFIPILIPPLLSVFARLKLDRRMVACVLTFGLITPYMILPIGFGGIFLNNILLKNLHDNGLDNVVASQVPTAMLLPAAGMIFGLLTAIFFSYRKPREYPETELTHVEESPQTVCKKNIMVAVAGIIAALAVQLFTGSMIIGALAGFMVFTFGGVIAWKETHDVFTKGVHMMAMIGFIMISAAGFAAVMKATGGVETLVQSLSTSIGDNKPLAALLMLVVGLLVTMGIGSSFSTIPIIATIYVPLAAAFGFSPMATIALVGTAAALGDAGSPASDSTLGPTSGLNADGQHEHIWETVVPTFVHYNIPLIVFGWIAAMVL
- the rlmM gene encoding 23S rRNA (cytidine(2498)-2'-O)-methyltransferase RlmM, with amino-acid sequence MKQVMLYCRSGFEKECAGEIQDRATELEVYGFPRLKKNSGYVLFECYQAGDAEKLVKKLDFQSLIFARQMFAVAVEFEELPREDRISPILQELSDIEAFPRCGDIRIETPDTNEAKELLKFCRKFTVPMRQALRGKGILLNKENPKKPVLHICFVAPGHCFIGYSVSGNNSQFFMGIPRLKFPTDAPSRSTLKLEEAFHVFIPREEWDERLASGMWGVDLGACPGGWTYQLVKRSMFVHSVDNGMMADSLMETGQVKHHQEDGFKFEPARKNVTWLVCDMIEKPSRVAQLMGEWIIRGWAKETIFNLKLPMKGRYDEVLEDIENLKIFLKENGVKFKLQAKHLYHDREEITVHIQSLSNISPH
- a CDS encoding DUF423 domain-containing protein; this translates as MKHKYLLAFGGILMGVAVALGAFAAHGLKQQVSAYLLDVFQTGVQYQLIHALAILLCGVLLSLPISVKAQKYFFIASICFIIGIFCFSGSLYALTLTGIKWFGPITPFGGLTFMLGWGMFVFAALQIKEVSK
- a CDS encoding alpha/beta family hydrolase, with protein sequence MSNVIVQGDSEHPLFIFAHGAGAGMEHAFMEQVATGLVNTGIQVIRFNFPYMVKRAEDGKKRPPDRAPKLLEAFQDVIAKYATKPVVIGGKSMGGRMASLLAQEENVAAVACLGFPFHPPGKPEKYKAEHLATLEKPCLILQGERDTFGKKEEFVDFELSPKVQVHFLPDGDHSFKPRKRSGYTEAENIEQTIAQLSQFIKEAYHEA
- a CDS encoding transcriptional regulator GcvA; translation: MSRRLPPLNSLKVFEAAARHLSFTRAAEELFVTQAAVSHQIKALEEFLGLKLFRRRNRSLLLTEEGQSYFLDIKDIFTSLSEATDKVLERSEKGALTISLPPSFAIQWLVPRLSDFNQQEPDIDVRIKAVDMDEGSLTDDVDVAIYYGRGNWPGLRADKLYQEYLIPLCSPSLLLGPKPLESLTDLKQHTLLHDTSRKDWKQFSKQHGLDGVNVNHGPIFSHSTMVLQAAAHGQGVALGNNVLAQPELEAGRLIAPFDELLVSKNAFYVVCHEKQADMGRIATFRDWMLAKAQSEQEDLLDE
- the thiI gene encoding tRNA uracil 4-sulfurtransferase ThiI, with the protein product MKFIVKPHPEIFVKSESVRKRFTKILECNIRNIIQSRTESVAVFNRRDHIEVTSESDQYFNEVLQVLTHTPGIHHVLEVQQSEFKDLHDIYEQVLELNRPNIENKTFVVRAKRRGKHDFTSIELERYVGGGLNQAVESAKVKLQNPDVTVKIEVAGEKLNQIIARHKGLGGFPLGTQEDVLSLISGGFDSGVSSYLHIKRGSKVHYCFFNLGGPAHEIGVKQVSHYLWNKYGSSAKVRFISVDFEPVVAEILEKVDDGQMGVVLKRMFMRAAGMIAEKFGIQALVTGEALGQVSSQTLTNLRHIDGVTDSLILRPLINWDKEDIINLARQIGTEDFAKTMPEYCGVISKKPTVKAVKAKLEAEEEKFDFGILEQVVRDARQMDIRDIAKESEQAAPEVEQVKAVEEHAIVLDIRSPEEEDDNPLEIDGVEVKHLPFYKLGTQFGDLDQSKTYLLYCDRGVMSRLQALYLQEQGFNNVKVYRP
- a CDS encoding flagellar motor protein MotB — encoded protein: MDDDNECKCPPPGLPLWMGTFADLMSLLMCFFVLLLSFSEMDVLKFKQIAGSMKFAFGVQNRLEVKDIPKGTSIIAQEFRPGRPEPTPIDVIMQQTIDITQQTLEFHEGESDRAGGTQRDQGKMTGGQSPETSTKNNQNSESDQTQQQSEAMSEEMETVMEAIKKALEREIEQGAIEVENLGQQIVIRIREKGAFPEGSAFLQPKFRPLVRQIAELVKDVPGIVRISGHTDNQRVDSELYRSNWDLSAQRAVSVAQEMEKVRGFSHQRLRVRGMADTAPLGPNDTEAQRSRNRRVEISIMQGEPLYSDEVPSTPQ